The following proteins are encoded in a genomic region of Microtus ochrogaster isolate Prairie Vole_2 chromosome 5, MicOch1.0, whole genome shotgun sequence:
- the Vsig10l2 gene encoding V-set and immunoglobulin domain-containing protein 10-like 2, producing the protein MVPSSPQQPPAHLTASGEPSLQIFHICVFIIYLTANDHAILLPNRPQHQLAATPRPHHQLGRAPLFRDPFLENFSSGFPSPEREARLQDSCTLKRGIQKLGRSCKWPDGAMLHLSAHHRPFCCQLLVLFCLLHPGASDQPHSTSNNPGEEALSIQGVRGSSVELDCRPGPAPVAVLWSFTPLGSLALRPVAVTNGASSRVESGAKALGVVSLRNTSLVIEELRESARGHFLCQTLLVSDGQVHTTYLYLTLAVLVPVSKPLVHLSDPSPIEGVSVVVTCAVREGTEPLTFSWRHHTPQRPEEVLVGLSEPRLQLDPVNRTHLGWYSCSASNAINQLSSDGAFLDVIYGPDKPVITVEPLGFTEDGFWASEREEVTLSCLAASNPPSHYVWFRDDSQVHLGPTYIIARASRTHTGLYTCLAHNSHLDTHTQSTVQLTIYYPPKGQPSCAVLPTLGVVTLLCTWSGGFPKAQLHWEGPQGIGPTAPNNVTWSYTATGLPNGSIFTCMGQHPTLAMPILCRVTLWEPPRSPTCGTTATVGDQFIMLSCEWPGGEPPAMLSWLDGHQQSLGEPSSSPAVYLLQAQSNLAGREFICRGSHPLKGPGSHCRLRLEAPQLAVAEPRVSVLEGEEAWLGCALQQGTPPARLLWLRPQQQPLEQSAYGFILHPEGTHLRLQVRDADPAQHRGTYQCVAHNAVGNSSQSVLLEVLRYPAPPNVTISRLTYRRQRREVQLQWAIYGPGNLTGFLVQQRASVSSSEAGAWEVAASDIEPESRDRRLGGLDPGVLYAFRILAMNHHTAGHPSEVKTPVDPAFSAYPAVLGAAGTGMVVALAISLLVFQYAARHPHTFPYLSRLLVPMEHRQHQRRSRESTEAPAGTETATTTSSSDPVQESTEAPVKVTLTVTATPGVQ; encoded by the exons GACTCCTGTACCCTGAAGAGAGGGATTCAAAAGTTAGGCAGGAGCTGCAAGTGGCCTGATGGGGCCATGCTGCATTTGAGTGCCCATCACAGACCTTTCTGCTGCCAGCTCCTGGTACTCTTCTGCCTACTGCATCCAGGAGCCTCAG ACCAACCCCACTCAACCTCCAACAACCCTGGAGAGGAGGCTTTGTCTATCCAAGGAGTGCGGGGCAGCTCTGTGGAACTAGACTGCCGTCCTGGGCCTGCCCCAGTGGCGGTCCTCTGGAGCTTCACTCCTCTGGGCTCCCTGGCTCTTCGACCTGTGGCAGTCACCAACGGAGCCTCTTCGAGGGTGGAGTCCGGGGCGAAAGCTCTGGGAGTCGTGAGTCTGAGAAACACCAGCCTGGTGATAGAGGAGCTCCGAGAGAGTGCCCGTGGCCACTTCCTATGCCAGACCCTGCTTGTATCCGATGGCCAGGTCCACACCACCTATTTGTATCTTACACTGGCCGTGCTGG TGCCTGTGTCCAAGCCTCTGGTGCACCTGAGTGACCCATCCCCAATAGAAGGCGTCTCCGTGGTGGTCACATGTGCCGTGAGGGAAGGCACAGAGCCATTGACCTTCTCCTGGCGCCATCACACACCCCAAAGACCTGAGGAGGTCCTGGTGGGTCTTTCAGAGCCCAGGCTCCAGCTAGATCCAGTCAACCGGACCCACCTCGGCTGGTACAGTTGCAGTGCCAGCAATGCAATCAACCAGCTGAGCAGCGATGGGGCCTTCCTAGATGTCATCT ATGGTCCAGACAAGCCTGTGATCACTGTGGAGCCCCTGGGATTCACTGAGGACGGGttctgggccagtgagagggAAGAGGTGACCCTGAGCTGCCTTGCTGCATCCAATCCTCCTAGTCACTATGTGTGGTTCCGTGATGACTCTCAGGTCCACCTtggacccacctacatcattgcCAGAGCTAGCCGCACCCACACAGGCCTGTACACCTGCCTGGCCCACAACAGCCACCTAGATACCCACACCCAGTCCACAGTCCAGCTCACCATCTACT ATCCCCCCAAAGGACAGCCCTCCTGTGCTGTGCTCCCCACCCTTGGGGTTGTGACTCTGCTCTGCACCTGGTCTGGGGGTTTTCCAAAAGCCCAGCTTCACTGGGAAGGGCCCCAAGGGATTGGCCCGACTGCCCCCAACAATGTCACCTGGAGCTATACAGCCACTGGACTTCCGAATGGCAGCATCTTCACCTGCATGGGACAGCACCCAACCTTGGCCATGCCCATCCTCTGCAGGGTCACTCTCT GGGAACCTCCCAGGAGCCCCACCTGTGGGACCACAGCCACAGTAGGTGACCAGTTCATCATGCTGAGCTGTGAGTGGCCTGGAGGTGAACCTCCTGCCATGCTGAGCTGGCTGGACGGACATCAGCAGTCCCTGGGTGAGCCCAGCTCTTCTCCGGCTGTCTACCTCCTACAGGCTCAGAGCAatctggcaggcagagagtttATCTGCCGGGGTTCTCACCCACTCAAAGGCCCTGGTTCCCACTGCCGGCTAAGGCTAG AAGCCCCACAGCTGGCAGTGGCTGAACCCCGAGTGTCGGTGCTAGAGGGGGAAGAGGCCTGGCTGGGCTGTGCTCTCCAGCAGGGCACACCACCTGCTCGGCTCCTCTGGCTCAGACCCCAGCAACAGCCTTTGGAACAAAGTGCTTATGGATTCATTCTACACCCCGAGGGTACCCACCTGCGCCTTCAAGTCCGAGATGCTGACCCAGCACAGCACAGGGGCACCTACCAGTGTGTGGCCCACAATGCCGTGGGCAATAGCAGCCAGAGTGTGCTGCTGGAGGTCCTGA GGTATCCAGCCCCTCCCAATGTCACCATCAGCCGCCTGACCTACAGGCGACAACGAAGAGAGGTGCAGCTGCAATGGGCCATCTACGGCCCCGGAAACCTGACGGGCTTCCTGGTACAGCAGAGGGCCAGTGTCTCCAGCTCAGAGGCTGGTGCTTGGGAGGTAGCCGCTAGTGACATCGAGCCAGAGAGCAGGGACCGGCGTCTGGGAGGGCTGGACCCAGGAGTCCTTTACGCCTTCCGCATCCTGGCTATGAACCACCACACCGCAGGACATCCTTCGGAGGTGAAGACGCCAG TGGACCCCGCCTTCAGTGCCTACCCCGCTGTACTGGGTGCTGCAGGCACAGGAATGGTGGTGGCGTTGGCGATCTCTCTGCTGGTGTTCCAGTATGCTGCTCGGCACCCACACACTTTCCCCT ACCTCAGCCGCTTGCTTGTTCCCAT GGAGCACAGGCAGCATCAGAGGAGATCCAGGGAAAGCACGGAGGCACCAGCAG GCACTGAAACAGCAACTACCACCTCAAGTTCAGACCCTGTGCAAGAATCCACTGAGGCACCAGTGAAAGTCACCCTCACGGTGACTGCAACACCAGGAGTTCAATGA